CTCCCCGACGATCCGGCGGTCGCGCTCTACCGCGATCTCGTCGGGGCCGTCAGTCCGGGCTGACCCGGATGTCGAGCAGGGCCAGCCGGCCTTCAGCGACAGTTGCGAGTGCCTCTGCGATGTTTCCTTGCAGATCGTCGGCGCGCTCGACCCGCCGCGCCCAGGCCCGGCTCGCCTCGGCGACCTTGACGAAGTCCGGGCTGGGCGAAAGCCCCGTCAGCGGCATCGCGTTCGTCCGCGCCGCGACCCCGTCGGGGTAAAGCTGCGAGACCGAGCCGCGCACCGCGCCCCATTCGCCGTTGTTCAGCACGACGACCAGCAGGGCGAGCCCCAGCGCCTCGGCGATCTGGTGGCAGGCGGTGGGGTTGGAAAAGATGTAGCTGCCGTCGCCCATCGTCGCGACGATGGTGCGGCCCGGGGCCGCCAGCGTCGCCCCCATCGCCGCCGGAAAGGCCCAGCCGAGCCCGCCGGAATGAGGCTCCTGGAACCAGCTCAGATGCGCGCGGCGCGGCAGGTGCCAGAGCGGCACGCCGAGTTCCGAGAAGACCGTGGAGTCCGCGTCGCCGAGCGCCCGGCCCAGGGCCTCGGCGACATGCGCCTTGGTCAGTCGGCCCTCGGTCAGCGGCGGCGGCGCGGGACGGTCCTGCAGGGTTTGCCTGCGCGCGGCGAGGGCGTCGTCGGGCGCCGGGCCCATCGCCTCGATCAGCGCCATCAACGCGGCATCGGTTTCGCCGGTGAGGGCAAGGTCGGCGGGGAATGTGCGGACGGGCGCCCGCGCGAAAAGCGGATCGGGGCCAAGCTGGATGACCTTTGCGCCCGGGTTCAGCGGGTGTTCGTCCGGCCACCAGGGCGCGAGCGCATTGACCACCAGCACCACGTCGGCCTCGGCCAGCCACGGCCCCGGATCGGCGCCCACGTGGCACGGATGGTCCGTCGCGATGGCCAGATGCGTCGCCCACCACGAGGCGACCGGCATCGCCCAGTCCCACGCCCAGGCCCCGAACGCGTCGAAGGCCGCCGCGCTGCCGCAGCCGCGTTGGGCGATGACCAGCGGGCGTTCCGCCGCCGCCAGCCAGCGCGCCGCCTCGGCCACGGCGCCCGGGTCGGGCGCCGCCCGCGCGGGGCGCATCGACGGGCGCACGTCGAGGCCCTCCGCCGCCACCGGCGCGCACAGCACCTCGCGCGGCAGCGACAGGTAGACCGGCCCCTCGGGCGTGGAATTGGCGATGGCATGCGCCCGGTCCAGAAGCGGCCCGATCTGCTCGGGGAAGCGCAGCTCGTAGTCCCACTTGCAGGCCTCGCGCACCAGCGCGGCCTGGTCGAACATCTCCTGCCCCCAGCCGATGGGCACCGTCCGCGCGCCGAACCGGCCCGCCTCGGTCACCGGCGTCCGGCCCGACATCAGGATCATCGGCACATGTTCGCAGGCCGCGTTGATCGCGCCGATCGCCCCGTTCGCCAGCCCCACATTGGTGTGCAGCATCACCGCCTGCGCGCGCCCCGTCATCAGCCAGACGCCATGCGCCATGCTGACCGCGGCATGTTCATGCGGGCAGGTGATCGCCCGCGGCAGGGTCAGCCCCCGGGCCGCGGCTTCGGTCACCCCCTCGATCACCGGCGGGAAATCGGTGCCGGAATTGGCGAAGACATAGTCCACCCCCAGCGCCTTCAGCCGGGGAAAGATCGCGCCGCCTGCGGTCAGCCCGCCCATCTACCCGCTCAACAGATGCGGCAGCCAGAGCGTCAGCGCCGGAAACGCCAGCAGGATGCCCACCCGCACCAGCTCTGCCCCGAAGAAGGGCGCCACGCCCTTGAAGGTGTCCAGCATCGGGGTGTCCTTCGCAAGCGACGAGATGACGAAGACGTTCATCCCCACCGGCGGGGTGATCAGCCCAAGTTCCACCACGATCAGCGCGAGGATGCCGAACCAGATCTTCAAATCCTCGGTGCTCATTCCGAAGCCCGCGCCCTCGGCCCCCTGGTAGAGCCCGCCATTGATCTCGACCAGCACCGGCCAGAAGAACGGGATCACCAGGAGGATCATCGACAGGCTGTCCATCAGGCAGCCCAAGAGGATCAATGCGAGCAACAGGAGCAGCATCACCGTCATCGGTTCCATGCCCGCGGCGACGATCCACTCGGCCGTGGCCTGGGGCAGTCCGGCGCGCGACATGAAGATCTTCATCAACTCGGCGCCCAGCAGGATCAGGTAGATCATGCCGGTGATCGACGCGGTCTCCAGCAGCGAGTCCCGCAACTCGCCCAGCCGCAGCCGTCCCCGCAGCGTGCCGTAGAGCCAGACCAGCGCCACGCCCACCGCCGCGCCCGGCGTGGGGTTGTAGAACCCCGCGTAGATGCCGCCCAGGACGATCGCGAAGATGCCCAGCACCGGCATCACGCCGAGGGTGGCCGCGCGGAACTCCGCCCCGTCCAGTGCCCCTGCGGCCGGCCCCGCCTTGGGCCGGATCGTCACGTAGGCGGCGATGGTCAGCAGGAACAGCACGACCGCCAGCGCGCCCGGCAGCATCGCCGCCATGAACATGGTCACGATGTTCGCCTCGACGATGATGGCGTAGATGATCAGCACCACGGAAGGCGGGATCAGGATGCCGAGAACGCCGCCCGCGGCGAGCGTCCCGGTCGCCAGCGCGCCCGAGTAGTTGTAGCGTTTCAACTCGGGCAGCGCGACCTTGCCCATCGTCGACGCGGTCGCCAGCGACGACCCGCAGACCGCCCCGAACCCCGCGCAGGCCGCGATGGCCGCCATCGCCGTGCCGCCGCGCATCCAGCCGAGCCAGGCGTTGCCCGCCCGGAACAGCGCCGCCGACAGCCCCGCCCGCGCGGCAAAGGCCCCCATCAGCACGAACATCGGCACCACGCTGAGGTCGTAGATCGAGAACTGCCCGTAGGCCAGCGTCTTGAGCTGGTTGAGCATCAGCGCCGGCCCGTTCAGCGCCGTGATCCCCAGCCCGCCGACCAGGATCATCGCATAGGCGATGGGCATGCGCAGCGCGATCAGCACGACCAGCGCGGCAAGCCCTGCCAGCCCCACCGACAGGGCCTCAGCCATCGGCGGGTCCGCGCGCGGCCCGTGCGTCCTCGGCCAGCGTCACCGCGCTTGCCAGCACGAGCAGCACCAGCGAGACCAGGATTGGCAGGAAGGCCAGCCAGACCGGGAATTGCAGGATCGTGGTGGTGTAGCCGTATTGCCGCTGATCGGCCATGCCCTCGGACATCCGCCAGACCAACAGCGCCGCGAACAGCAACGCCACCGCCGAAGCGACCAGGCGCAGCCGCGCGATCCACCGGGGGGAGGCCCCCATGGTGAAGATGTCGGCGCTGACATTGGCGCGGGTGATCTGGCACCATGGCAGGAAGGCGAAGGCCGCGACGGCCACGCCCACCTGCGTCATCTCGAAATCGCCGGGAAAGGGCTTCCAGGCAACGCCGCCGATCACCGAGGCCACGTTCATCGCGACCACGGCGAGAAGGACCAGCCCGCCCAGAAGCGCCCAGCCGGTGACGAGGCCGGCCACCAGCGCGGCGGGGCCGCTCCGCCCGGCGAACGCGGCCTCCATCATCACATGGACCCGTGGGTGGCGATCAGGTCACGCGCCTTCTGCACCAGCGCCGCCCCGTCGATGCCCTTGGCCGTGACCTCCTCGATCCAGCGCTCCACCACCGGTTCCAGCGCCTGCCGGAACGCCTCGGTCTCTTCCTCGGTCAGCGTGACATGGGTGTTGCCGGACGCCACCGCCATGTTGATGCCGAACTCCTCGGTCCCGCGCCAGACCTCGCCGACCTCGCGCAGCCAGTCGGGGCCCGAGGCGTCGCGGAAGGCCTGCTGCACATCCGCGGGCAGGCTGTCCCATTTCGCCTTGTTCATCGATACCTGGAAGGTGGTCGTGCCCAGCCGTGTCTTGTCGGCCAGTTCGATCTGGACGTCGGTCTGCTCCTGGATCTTCAGGGGCGGGATGATCTCGAACGGGATCAGCGCGCCGTCCACCACGCCCTTCTGCAGCGCCTGCGGCAGGTCGGGCACCGGCATCGCCACCGGCGTCGCCCCCAGCGCCTCGAGCACCCAGGCGCCGGTGCGGGTGGGGATGCGGATCTTCTTGCCCTCCAGATCGGCGGGGCTGCGCACCTCGGTTTCGCGCATCTGGATCGCCTGGCCCGAATGCACATGCAGGAACATCACCTCGACGCCCTGGTAGTCCTCTTTCAGGTCGCTCTCGAACATCTCGTAGAGCGCGAGGTTGGTCGCCGCTGGGTCGTTCAGGTAGACGAAGGGCAGCTCCACCACCTCGGTTCGCGGGAACAGGCCCGGCGTGTAGCCGTTCACCGTCCAGATGATGTCCACCACCCCGTCACGCACCTGGTTGATGAGTTCCGGGGGGCGGCCGCCCAGGGTCATGGCGGGGAAGATCTCGATCTTGACCTTGCCGCCCGAGTTCTCCTCGACCGCGCGGGCCCAGGGCACCAGCATCTCGGTATGCGAGGGCGCCTTGGCGCTGAGGAAATGGTGCAGCTTGAAGGTGTAGTCCTGCGCCCAGGCGGCCCCGGCCCCAAGCGCGGCGATGCCCGCGGCCAGCGCGGCGGCATAGCGTTTCAGTCCCATGGTTTCCTCCCTGTCCGAGACCGGACCTGCGACAGGCCCGGCCCTCGTGACGGGGCGTTGGGGCGTGCGCGGTGTCCGTGTTCAACGCCCTCCGGGCGTACACCGAACCCCCCCGGACGGTCAACGAGAAGGGGCGTGCGCGAACGCGAAAAGGGCGCCCACCGGGGCGCCCTTCGTCAGCGATTTCAAGGGCTTGTCAGGCCAGCGCGAGGTTTGTCGCGGACTCGCGGCCGTCGCGGCCGGCTTCGATGTCGAAGGTCACCTTCTGGCCGTCGTTCAGGCCGGTCATGCCGGCGCGCTCGACGGCGGAGATGTGCACGAACACGTCGCGCTTGCCGCCTTCGGGCTCGATGAAGCCGTAGCCTTTGGTGGAATTGAACCATTTCACGGTGCCAGTGGCCATCCGTCTGTCTCCTATGGGTTTTTCCGCTCGCATCATGCAGCGGACCGGCGCAGTCAGGGGTCGATCGAGGGACTGCAGCCGTAAGGAAGACAGTGGTCGAAAGTCGTAACGTCGCTTGTTTCATATGGCCCATCGTCCGAGTCGTTGCAAGCGAATTCGGCGGATCGGAAAACCGTCGGACTTCCATCGGACTTCCATCGGACTTTCGTCGGACCGCTGCGCACGGCCCGGACTCGCGGCGTTAACCCGCGGCTGGCACCTTGCCCCGCATGTCAGATCCCGCCGATATGTTCGACCCCCGCCACCTGGGCGACCCGCACCCGATCCGCCCGCGGGCGGAGCGCAAGCTGACCAAGGGCGACCTCAAGCAACTGGCCGCCGCGCAAGAGGCGATCATGCGGCTGCACATGTTCGTCTATGGCCGCGAGATGGAGGCGCTGCACGTCCCCGAGGCCTGGCACCTGCTGCCCGAGATCTACCCGGCCAACCCGAAGAAGGTGAAGATCACCCTGCTGCTGGAAGAGCCGGTGGCGAAGTTCTACCGCGCCAACGGGAAGGGCTACCAGGCGCTGATTAACGACGTGCTGAAGGCCTATGCGCAGCTGCGGCTGGCCAAGGTGATCGAGGGGCTGGAGGACAAGGGGCCGAGCGGGGAGCCGGTGTGAGGATACATCGCCACGCCTTACTGAGGGCCTTCTATATGGTCCAAAATACATTCAGCATGTTTCTTGCAGCAAGATTTGTCTAACTCTTTAATCTCCCGGAGCAATTGACTAATGTCTTTCTCTATATCGGACCGCGTATAAGACTTTTGGATGCCAATTCTATGCGCGACACTTCCTCGCTTCTCTGCAAAAGAGTCTAGAAGGTCAGGCAGTTGTGCGCTAATGTCCCTAATATATACTCCAATCGGGAATAATAGCCTATTTTGATGTGCTTGCTTAATACCGTTGTTGTCGTTGATGAGCTTTTTGTGTTTCTCAAGTGTTTCGCGGGACGCAAAAAGCAAAGCCTCACGAAAAGCAGCCCCCCTATCGCTAGCCCGAAACTTTTCTGCAAGACTCGGCTTGTGATACGTTACAAGTGATAAAAGTGCAGCGTTAATGGAGTTGTTTTGTTGAAGGTCGCTGACAGCAGCTTCTGCAATTTCCCTACTTAATGACTCTAGGTATTCTTCAATCGCGGAGTGAGCAAGAAGGATAAGGGCGCGAATTTTGAGTTCGTGCAAGTCCGTTTTTACATCGTTCGCGGGAACTCTCGCAACGACCTTCTTGCACTTGAGAATGGATTTCTTTAGCTCCTTAAATGAGCGTGTTGGATGCCTCATGTCGGGATATTGGGAATCTCAAGCTTGATTTGACTTATTTCCTCGACTTTTTTATACCACGTGCTGAATCGCTTGTGGCTTGCCGTGATGCTTTTGGTTGTACTTTCCACGGATGTGACAAACTCAGAGTCGGTCTCGTACAGTTCGACAAAGGCATTCACGACAGCGTTCTTTCTCTGTTTGCTCGCTGTCGCCCATTCTCTGAAAGCACTGTTGCTCATCGAGCCAATTTGAATGTCGAAGATCGCGCGATTGAAGCGATTGTCAAACCTTTTTTCCGACCTCTGCCACCGGCGACAAACGGCTTGATGTCCCCAAACTTCCCTCGCGGCCGATACCGCGCGGAGTAGGTTTTCGAGCTTGCCTTGAACAATGTCTTCGTCATAGTTCGCATTCATGTGGGCACAATACTGGTCGAGGAAGTCTTTAAGATTGCCCTTGTACGGAATGGCCGAGTCCTGAAAGGCCAAATGCCGAACTGTCAACTCGACATCATTCATTCTTTTGTCTGGCATTTTTAGTCTAAGCAGTGAATGAAGTTCATTTAGGGTTTCAGTCCATTTGATTACCTTTTTCAGGAATGGCCCGCGGAAAAGAGCCATTCGCAGCTCCATTGGCGAAAGCTTGACCGATCCCGAGTTGAGGCGATAGAAGATTTCGTATAGGACTGACTCGTTTTTCCAGTTCTTCAATATTGCTGTACGGATTGTTGCTGATTCCAGGGCCCTTCTATAGTCCTCATTGGCGCTAAGGTCTTCCCAAGACCTGTTGTTGAGTTCAGTTAGATTATCGAGGCCTGAAAGGGTGAATGTACGCCCATCGTCGAGTCTACCATCTAAGAACTCACGTATTGTGGTGAGGCGTTGCTTTCCGTCGAGAACAATGTAAGCCCCCCTGCGTTTCTGTTCCTCTGAGAGCAATATTTGCGGAATTGGGATGCCGAGGAACAGAGATTCAATAAATCGTGACTTCGCTGTTTTGTTCCATACGCCGCGCCTCTGGAAGTCCGGATCAACGTTGATATCGCCTTTGAGATGCTGTGCAATTGTTGAGACTGTCCAATCCGATGGAATAATTACAAGATCCTCGAAGTCTTCTTGCGAGACCTTGTAATCATCAGTTCCTTCCGACTGATCCTCGTACTCAAACTGTTCGTCACGAAAATCCATTGTCTACCTCGCGAACTTCTTGTACTTCACCCGCTTCGGCTCCACCGAGTCCGGGCCGAGCCTCCGAATTTTGTCTTCCTCGTAGGCCTCGAAATTGCCCTCGAACCATTCCACATGGGCCTCGCCCTCGAAGGCCAGGATATGGGTGCAGAGGCGGTCGAGGAAGAAGCGATCGTGGGAGATGATGACGGCGCAGCCCGCGAAATCCTCGAGCGCCGCTTCCAGCGCCTGCAGGGTCTCCACGTCGAGGTCGTTGGTGGGCTCGTCCAGCAGCAGCACGTTGCCGCCGGATTTCAAGAGCTTCGCCATGTGGACGCGGTTGCGCTCGCCCCCCGACAGCAGCCCCACCTTCTTCTGCTGGTCGCCGCCCTTGAAGTTGAAGGCCGAGCAATAGGCGCGGGAGTTCACCTCGGCGTCGCCCAGCACCACGATGTCGAGCGCGTCGGTGATTTCCTCCCACACGGTCTTGTTCGGGTCGAGCGCGTCGCGCGACTGGTCGACGTAAGACAGCTTGACCGTGTCGCCATAGGTGATGCTGCCCTCGTCGGGCTGTTCCTGCCCGGTGAGCATGCGGAAGAGGGTGGACTTGCCCGCGCCGTTGGGGCCGATCACGCCGACGATGCCGCCTGGGGGGAGCGCGAAGGAGAGGTCCTCGATCAGCAACCGGTCGCCATAGCCCTTCTTCAGCCCCTCGACCTCGATCACGCGGCCGCCGAGGCGGGGGCCGTTGGGGATGATGATCTGCGCGCGGGAGAGTTTCTCGCGCTCGGACTGGTTGGCGAGGTCCTCATAGGCCTGGATCCGGGCCTTGGATTTCGCCTGGCGGGCCTTCTGGCCCGCGCGGATCCATTCCAGCTCGCGTTCCAGCGTCTTCTGCTTGGCCTTGTCCTCGCGGGCCTCCTGGGCGAGGCGCTTGGATTTCTGCTCCAGCCAGTCGGAATAGTTGCCCTCGTAGGGGATGCCCCGGCCGCGGTCGAGTTCGAGGATCCAGCCGGTGATGTCGTCGAGGAAATAGCGGTCGTGGGTGACGATCAGGATGGTGCCCTTGTAGTCGATCAGGTGCTGCTGCAGCCAGGCGACGGTTTCCGCGTCGAGGTGGTTGGTGGGCTCGTCGAGGAGCAGCATGTCGGGCGCTTCGAGCAGCAGCTTGCAGAGCGCGACGCGGCGGCGTTCGCCCCCCGAGAGGGTTTCCACGTCGGCGTCGTCGGGGGGGCAGCGCAGCGCCTCCATCGCGATGTCGATCTGCGCGTCGAGATCCCAGAGGTTTTCCGCGTCGATCTGGTCCTGCAGCGCGGTCATCTCCTCCATCAGTTCGTCGGAGTAGTTCTCGGCGACCTGCATCGCGATCTCGTTGAACCGGTCGAGCTTGGCCTTCTTGGCGGCCACGCCCTCCATCACGTTGCCGCGGACGTTCAGCGCGGGGTCGAGCTCGGGCTCCTGCGGCAGATAGCCGACGCGCGCGCCCTTGGCGGCCCAGGCCTCGCCGGAGAAGTCCTTGTCCCAGCCGGCCATGATGCGCAGCAGCGTGGACTTGCCCGCGCCGTTGACGCCGACGACCCCGATCTTGACCCCGGGCAGGAAGTTCAACCGTATGTTTTCAAAGCACTTCTTGCCGCCCGGATAGGTTTTCGAGACGCCGTCCATGTGGTAGACGAATTGGTAGGAAGCCATGCGGAACCGCCCTTGTGCGTGGGGTGTGAGGGTTGGGGCGTGACATAGCGAGTCCGGGGGGCGAGGGCAATGAGGGGGGAGGCGAGCGACTGGGGTATCGGGCCCTTTCGGCCCTAACCGGACTAATTTCGTCAGATAAGCAGCAAAATGACTAGATGTCGCGGTAGTGCAGATTAATGGTGACAGATTCCGCTATATATGTGAAGATTCGATGCGTGGGAAACGCCGGGATGCCCCCATGTTAGAGCGCATCAAGCGGCTCTGGCGGCTTTAGGTACGGTTGTCCAAATGGATGACAGCCTAGCAGACTTGAGGCAACTTGGGGCCGGGGCCCACGCGTCCTAAAACCGATAGCCATAATGTACGAAAACCAGCTTCTGTTCGTCGGTCAACTTGGCCTTCCACGGCGGGGACGGCTGCAATACTAGCCCATAGTCAGCTATGACACCGGCCTCGCGGCCCATTCTGGGCTCAAGCGCTAAGGCCGGCTCAACCGCCCATTTCGGCCCCAAGGCATCTGCAGCTTGGTAAAAGGAACTTGCCACGGCATCCGACAGTTGCAGGCCAGCGATACTGTAGTGCGGCACATACTCGACCAAACTAAATCTGAGCACCTGGTGTGCAATCTCGCGCTTGTTTAGGAATGTGGACCCACCCGCTGCCTGCGCTTTGATTACTTCCCAGTATGCCTTGGTCTGCCCGTAAGAGTGTCCACCGCGTGCACTGAATATCACCTTCACATAACGCGGCTCTCCGAAGCGCTTCACGCTATCCCTCAAGCAGAAGTCGGTAACGCGCTCCATCAAGAGCCTCACGCAATAGTTGTAGTACCACTGTTTCCCGTGACCTGCCACTGATCTTTCATCCAGCCGCGACCGGAGCCCGGTTGGTGTTTACGCCAAATGGCGCGGGTTGAGCAATCGCCCGACGCGCGGAGCTCTCATCTCGCGCAGCGGGTCGGGCGATTGCGGTGGTCAGGGTCTGCGCGTAGTCAGCCGGGGTCTGATAGCCCAAGGCCGAATGGGGGCGCTCGGTGTTGTAGTCGGCGACCCAGGCGGCGATCAGGTCGCGGGCATGGGCGAGGTTACGAAACAGCGTCTCGTTCAAGAACTCGTCCCGCATCCGGCCGTTGAAGCTCTCGACAAAGCCATTCTGCATCGGCTTGCCCGGCGCGATGTAGTGCCATTCGATCCGGTTCTCGGCGCACCACTTCAGGATCGCGTTCGAGGTCAGTTCCGTCCCGTTGTCCGACACGATCATTCCCGGCTTGCCGCGACGTTCGATCAGCGCCGTCAGCTCCCGCGCGACGCGCCGGCCGGAGATCGACGTGTCCGGGATCGCGGCGAGGCATTCGCGCGTGACGTCATCGACGATGTTCAGCACCCGGAACCGCCGCCCGCACGCGAACTGGTCATGGACGAAATCCAGTGACCAACGGGCATTTGCGCGCGCCTCGACCAGGATCGGGGCGCGGGTGCCGATGGCCTTGCGCCGCGCGCGCCGCTTGCGGACGGTCAGCCCTTCCTCGCGGTAAAGCCGGTAGATACGGTTGATCCCCGAGGGCTCGCCCTCCCGCCGGAGCAGGACGAAGAGCCGCCGGTAGCCGAACCGCCGACGCTCGTTGGCAAGCTCCCGCAATCGGCCGCGCAGTTCCGTGTCGGGTGCGCGTTGCGACCGGTAGCGGATCGTCTTCCGATCCGCGCCGGCAATCTGGCACGCCCGTCGTTCCGACAGCCCGAACCGGGCCTTCAGATGCGCGACCGCCTCGCGCTTCACGACGGGCGTCACCACTTTTTTGAAACCAGCTCGCGCATCGCGGCCAGATCCAGCATCTGCTCCGCCAGCAGCTTCTTCAACTTGGCGTTCTCGTCCTCGAGCGCCTTCAGCCGTTTGGCCTCTGACACCGTCATGCCGCCGTATTTGGCTTTCCAGTTGTAGAACGTCCCCTCCGACATGCCGTGCTTGCGGCACAGATCGGCACACTTCGCCCCGGCCTCATGCTCGGCCAGGATGCCGATAATCTGCTCTTCGCTGTATCTCGTTCGCTTCATTGTCCGTCCCCTCCTTGGGTCGGACTCTAATCGCAGGTGGAGGAAAAATCCCGTGGCAGGTCACCAGCCCCCGACAGGCTACTCCACCCCCATGCGGGCTGGGTTTCCGAAAGCGAGCGTGGGCCAGACGGTCGGCCTGTTGGGCGGGTCGTTCGACCCCGCCCATGAGGGGCATGCGCATATCACGCGGGCGGCGCGCGACCGCTTCGGGCTGGACCGGGCGTGAGGCGGGCCTGTATGGTCGCCACAGGTGATTTCACGCAGGCGAGGGTATTTCGAATATGTTGGGATTGGGTCTGAAGGGGCGCGTCCGCCGGGCGATGCGGCGGTCGGAGCAGCGCCTGCAGCATCTGGCGCGGCCGCGGCTGGTCTTGCGGCGGGGGCGCGAAAGGGTGGATGTCGTGTTCTCGGAACCCCAGCTCATGCCGATGGGCGACCGGATCGTGCTGTACGGGCTGATCCGCGGCCTGCAGCCGAAATCCTACCTGGAGATCGGCATCCGGTTCGGCGGGGCGGCGCGCATCGTGGCCAGCGCGATGGAGGCCAACGGCTTCGGCAAGGCGGTCGGGCTGGACCCGGACCTGAGCGAGTTCCGCCCCGGCCCGAAGGAGCTTTACGGCCGCTACTCGACGGTCCGCGGCTACTCCCCCGAGGATATCGGCAAGGCGGTCGCCCTGCTGGACGAGCCGGTCGATTTCGCCTTCATCGACGCGGTGCACACCTACAGCGCCGCGAAGCAGGACCTGGCCGGCGTGCTGCCCTACCTGGCGGACTCCGCCCATATCCTGTTCCATGACGCGTTCCACCAGGGGGTCAACCAGGTGGTCGAGGAATTCCTGGCCGAGAACGAGGGGTTCCACGATCACGGGATCGTCTCGCGCAACCCCAATGTCGGCCTGCCGGTGAGCTATGACGGGATGCGCCTGATCCGCAAGGGGCCGGTCGATTTCCGGGCCGCGCTGTCGGAGGCCCATGCCCGGGCGGGCCAGCCGGAGCCGACATTCGACCCCGCCACCTGGGATTACGACTCCTACGCCAACCGGGTCGGAAACCCGCTCGGCCGGCCGGGGCAGCAGGGTGCCGGCGCCGGGCCCGGCAGCTAGCGCGCCGGCCGTCGGCGGGCCTCTCGGGGGCGGCGGCCCGGCCCGGCCCGCCGGGCGATTGCCGCTTCGGGACTTCCCCCCCGCCCCGCGACAGGCTATGCGCGTGCCATGCGGGCGGGGTTTCCGAAAGCGAGCGTGGGCCAGAGGATCGGCCTGTTGGGCGGGTCCTTCGACCCCGCGCATGAGGGGCATGCGCATATCACGCGGGCGGCGCTGAAGCGGTTCGGGCTGGATGGCGTGTGGTGGCTGGTCTCGCCCGGCAACCCCCTGAAACCCGACGGCCCCGCGCCGATGGAGCGGCGGATCGCCGCCGCCGAGCGGGTGATTCACCATCCGCGCGTCGCCGTCACCGATATCGAGGCGCGGATCGGCACGCGTTACACGGCGCAGACGCTGGGCAAGCTGATGGCGCTTTACCCGGGCGTGCATTTCGTCTGGCTGATGGGGGCGGACAACCTGACGACGTTCCACCGCTGGGACAACTGGGAATGGATCCTCGACCATGTTCCCGTGGGCGTGCTGGCCCGGCCCGGCCAGGGCGTCGCGGCGCGGCAGTCGAAGGCGGCCATCGCCTATCGCGACCACCGGCTGCCGCAGGCCCGCGC
This genomic window from Rhodovulum sp. ES.010 contains:
- a CDS encoding IS3 family transposase (programmed frameshift) — translated: MKRTRYSEEQIIGILAEHEAGAKCADLCRKHGMSEGTFYNWKAKYGGMTVSEAKRLKALEDENAKLKKLLAEQMLDLAAMRELVFKKVVTPVVKREAVAHLKARFGLSERRACQIAGADRKTIRYRSQRAPDTELRGRLRELANERRRFGYRRLFVLLRREGEPSGINRIYRLYREEGLTVRKRRARRKAIGTRAPILVEARANARWSLDFVHDQFACGRRFRVLNIVDDVTRECLAAIPDTSISGRRVARELTALIERRGKPGMIVSDNGTELTSNAILKWCAENRIEWHYIAPGKPMQNGFVESFNGRMRDEFLNETLFRNLAHARDLIAAWVADYNTERPHSALGYQTPADYAQTLTTAIARPAARDESSARRAIAQPAPFGVNTNRAPVAAG
- the ettA gene encoding energy-dependent translational throttle protein EttA, with the protein product MASYQFVYHMDGVSKTYPGGKKCFENIRLNFLPGVKIGVVGVNGAGKSTLLRIMAGWDKDFSGEAWAAKGARVGYLPQEPELDPALNVRGNVMEGVAAKKAKLDRFNEIAMQVAENYSDELMEEMTALQDQIDAENLWDLDAQIDIAMEALRCPPDDADVETLSGGERRRVALCKLLLEAPDMLLLDEPTNHLDAETVAWLQQHLIDYKGTILIVTHDRYFLDDITGWILELDRGRGIPYEGNYSDWLEQKSKRLAQEAREDKAKQKTLERELEWIRAGQKARQAKSKARIQAYEDLANQSEREKLSRAQIIIPNGPRLGGRVIEVEGLKKGYGDRLLIEDLSFALPPGGIVGVIGPNGAGKSTLFRMLTGQEQPDEGSITYGDTVKLSYVDQSRDALDPNKTVWEEITDALDIVVLGDAEVNSRAYCSAFNFKGGDQQKKVGLLSGGERNRVHMAKLLKSGGNVLLLDEPTNDLDVETLQALEAALEDFAGCAVIISHDRFFLDRLCTHILAFEGEAHVEWFEGNFEAYEEDKIRRLGPDSVEPKRVKYKKFAR
- a CDS encoding class I SAM-dependent methyltransferase, encoding MLGLGLKGRVRRAMRRSEQRLQHLARPRLVLRRGRERVDVVFSEPQLMPMGDRIVLYGLIRGLQPKSYLEIGIRFGGAARIVASAMEANGFGKAVGLDPDLSEFRPGPKELYGRYSTVRGYSPEDIGKAVALLDEPVDFAFIDAVHTYSAAKQDLAGVLPYLADSAHILFHDAFHQGVNQVVEEFLAENEGFHDHGIVSRNPNVGLPVSYDGMRLIRKGPVDFRAALSEAHARAGQPEPTFDPATWDYDSYANRVGNPLGRPGQQGAGAGPGS
- a CDS encoding nicotinate-nucleotide adenylyltransferase; amino-acid sequence: MRAGFPKASVGQRIGLLGGSFDPAHEGHAHITRAALKRFGLDGVWWLVSPGNPLKPDGPAPMERRIAAAERVIHHPRVAVTDIEARIGTRYTAQTLGKLMALYPGVHFVWLMGADNLTTFHRWDNWEWILDHVPVGVLARPGQGVAARQSKAAIAYRDHRLPQARARALATHAPPAWCYLSVPMVDISSSEIRARGEWR